In Camelus dromedarius isolate mCamDro1 chromosome 3, mCamDro1.pat, whole genome shotgun sequence, one DNA window encodes the following:
- the MATR3 gene encoding matrin-3 isoform X5, with the protein MLGAQWRRNQPPRAAEEWSQHINGASHSRRCQLLLEIYPEWNPDNDTGHTMGDPFMLQQSTNPAPGILGPPPPSFHLGGPAVGPRGNLGAGNGNLQGPRHMQKGRVETSRVVHIMDFQRGKNLRYQLLQLVEPFGVISNHLILNKINEAFIEMATTEDAQAAVDYYTTTPALVFGKPVRVHLSQKYKRIKKPEGKPDQKFDQKQELGRVIHLSNLPHSGYSDSAVLKLAEPYGKIKNYILMRMKSQAFIEMETREDAMAMVDHCLKKALWFQGRCVKVDLSEKYKKLVLRIPNRGIDLLKKDKSRKRSYSPDGKESPSDKKSKTDGSQKTESTTEGKEQEEKSGDDGEKDTKDDPTEQEPNMLLESEDELLVDEEEAAALLESGSSVGDETDLANLGDVASDGKKEPSDKAVKKDANASASAAAKKKLKKRRFPGSMEGFVTLDEVGDEEDSELQKLRKSGMTFKSGDKNDDGLVEIKVDKIEELDQENEAALENGIKNEENTEPGAESAENADDPNKDTSENADGQSDENKEDYAIPDEYRIGPYQPNVPVGIDYVIPKTGFYCKLCSLFYTNEEVAKNTHCSSLPHYQKLKKFLNKLAEERRQKKEA; encoded by the exons GAGTGGAGTCAACATATCAATGGAGCAAGTCACAGTCGTCGATGCCAGCTTCTTCTTGAAAT CTATCCAGAATGGAATCCTGACAATGATACAGGACACACAat GGGtgatccattcatgttgcagcaATCTACAAACCCAGCACCAGGAATTCTGGGACCTCCACCCCCCTCATTTCATCTTGGGGGACCAGCAGTTGGACCAAGAGGGAATCTGG GTGCCGGAAATGGAAACCTGCAAGGACCAAGACACATGCAAAAAGGCAGAGTG GAAACTAGCCGAGTTGTTCACATCATGGATTTTCAACGAGGGAAGAATTTGAGATATCAACTGTTACAGCTGGTGGAACCATTTGGAGTTATTTCAAATCATCTGattctaaataaaattaatgag GCGTTTATTGAAATGGCAACCACAGAAGATGCTCAGGCTGCAGTGGATTATTACACAACCACACCAGCATTAGTATTTGGCAAGCCAGTGAGAGTTCATTTATCCCAGAAGTACAAAAGAATAAAG AAACCTGAAGGGAAGCCAGACCAGAAGTTTGATCAAAAGCAAGAGCTTGGACGTGTGATACATCTCAGCAATTTACCTCATTCTGGCTATTCTGACAGTGCTGTCCTCAAGCTTGCTGAGCCTTAtgggaaaataaagaattatataCTGATGAGGATGAAAAGTCAG gccTTTATTGAGATGGAGACCAGAGAAGATGCAATGGCAATGGTTGACCACTGTTTGAAAAAGGCTCTTTGGTTTCAGGGGAGATGTGTGAAAGTTGACCtgtctgaaaaatacaaaaaattggTACTGAGG attcccAACAGAGGAATTGACTTACTGAAGAAAGATAAATCCCG AAAGAGATCTTACTCTCCAGATGGCAAGGAATCTCCAAGTGATAAGAAATCCAAAACTGATGGTTCCCAGAAGACTGAAAGTACAACCGAAGGTAAAGAACAAGAAGAGAAGTCAGGTGACGATGGTGAAAAAGATACAAAGGATGACCCAACAGAACAAGAACCTAACATGCTTCTTGAATCTGAAGATGAGCTGCTTGTAGATGAAGAAGAGGCAGCAGCACTGCTAGAAAGTGGCAGTTCAGTGGGAGATGAGACAGATCTTGCTAACTTAGGGGATGTGGCTTCTGATGGGAAAAAGGAACCTTCAGACAAAGCTgtgaaaaaagatgcaaatgcAAGTGCTTCAGCAGCTGCGAAGAAGAAGCTTAAAAAG CGTCGTTTCCCAGGGAGTATGGAAGGTTTTGTCACTCTAGATGAGGTTGGTGATGAGGAAGATTCGGAACTTCAGAAACTTCGTAAATCGGGCATGACATTTAAATCTGGTGACAAAAATGATGATGGTTTGGTTGAAATTAAGGTGGACAAGATCGAGGAACTTGATCAAGAAAATGAAGCAGCGttggaaaatggaattaaaaatgaggaaaatacagAACCAGGCGCTGAATCTGCTGAGAATGCTGATGATCCCAACAAAGATACAAGtgaaaatgcagatggccaaaGTGATGAAAACAAGGAGGACTATGCAATCCCAGATGAGTATAGAATTGGACCATATCAACCCAATGTTCCTGTTG GTATAGACTATGTGATACCTAAAACAGGGTTTTACTGTAAGCTGTGTTCACTCTTTTATACAAATGAAGAAGTTGCAAAGAATACTCATTGCAGCAGCCTTCCTCATTATCAGAAATTAAAG
- the MATR3 gene encoding matrin-3 isoform X6: MGDPFMLQQSTNPAPGILGPPPPSFHLGGPAVGPRGNLGAGNGNLQGPRHMQKGRVETSRVVHIMDFQRGKNLRYQLLQLVEPFGVISNHLILNKINEAFIEMATTEDAQAAVDYYTTTPALVFGKPVRVHLSQKYKRIKKPEGKPDQKFDQKQELGRVIHLSNLPHSGYSDSAVLKLAEPYGKIKNYILMRMKSQAFIEMETREDAMAMVDHCLKKALWFQGRCVKVDLSEKYKKLVLRIPNRGIDLLKKDKSRKRSYSPDGKESPSDKKSKTDGSQKTESTTEGKEQEEKSGDDGEKDTKDDPTEQEPNMLLESEDELLVDEEEAAALLESGSSVGDETDLANLGDVASDGKKEPSDKAVKKDANASASAAAKKKLKKRRFPGSMEGFVTLDEVGDEEDSELQKLRKSGMTFKSGDKNDDGLVEIKVDKIEELDQENEAALENGIKNEENTEPGAESAENADDPNKDTSENADGQSDENKEDYAIPDEYRIGPYQPNVPVGIDYVIPKTGFYCKLCSLFYTNEEVAKNTHCSSLPHYQKLKKFLNKLAEERRQKKEA, from the exons at GGGtgatccattcatgttgcagcaATCTACAAACCCAGCACCAGGAATTCTGGGACCTCCACCCCCCTCATTTCATCTTGGGGGACCAGCAGTTGGACCAAGAGGGAATCTGG GTGCCGGAAATGGAAACCTGCAAGGACCAAGACACATGCAAAAAGGCAGAGTG GAAACTAGCCGAGTTGTTCACATCATGGATTTTCAACGAGGGAAGAATTTGAGATATCAACTGTTACAGCTGGTGGAACCATTTGGAGTTATTTCAAATCATCTGattctaaataaaattaatgag GCGTTTATTGAAATGGCAACCACAGAAGATGCTCAGGCTGCAGTGGATTATTACACAACCACACCAGCATTAGTATTTGGCAAGCCAGTGAGAGTTCATTTATCCCAGAAGTACAAAAGAATAAAG AAACCTGAAGGGAAGCCAGACCAGAAGTTTGATCAAAAGCAAGAGCTTGGACGTGTGATACATCTCAGCAATTTACCTCATTCTGGCTATTCTGACAGTGCTGTCCTCAAGCTTGCTGAGCCTTAtgggaaaataaagaattatataCTGATGAGGATGAAAAGTCAG gccTTTATTGAGATGGAGACCAGAGAAGATGCAATGGCAATGGTTGACCACTGTTTGAAAAAGGCTCTTTGGTTTCAGGGGAGATGTGTGAAAGTTGACCtgtctgaaaaatacaaaaaattggTACTGAGG attcccAACAGAGGAATTGACTTACTGAAGAAAGATAAATCCCG AAAGAGATCTTACTCTCCAGATGGCAAGGAATCTCCAAGTGATAAGAAATCCAAAACTGATGGTTCCCAGAAGACTGAAAGTACAACCGAAGGTAAAGAACAAGAAGAGAAGTCAGGTGACGATGGTGAAAAAGATACAAAGGATGACCCAACAGAACAAGAACCTAACATGCTTCTTGAATCTGAAGATGAGCTGCTTGTAGATGAAGAAGAGGCAGCAGCACTGCTAGAAAGTGGCAGTTCAGTGGGAGATGAGACAGATCTTGCTAACTTAGGGGATGTGGCTTCTGATGGGAAAAAGGAACCTTCAGACAAAGCTgtgaaaaaagatgcaaatgcAAGTGCTTCAGCAGCTGCGAAGAAGAAGCTTAAAAAG CGTCGTTTCCCAGGGAGTATGGAAGGTTTTGTCACTCTAGATGAGGTTGGTGATGAGGAAGATTCGGAACTTCAGAAACTTCGTAAATCGGGCATGACATTTAAATCTGGTGACAAAAATGATGATGGTTTGGTTGAAATTAAGGTGGACAAGATCGAGGAACTTGATCAAGAAAATGAAGCAGCGttggaaaatggaattaaaaatgaggaaaatacagAACCAGGCGCTGAATCTGCTGAGAATGCTGATGATCCCAACAAAGATACAAGtgaaaatgcagatggccaaaGTGATGAAAACAAGGAGGACTATGCAATCCCAGATGAGTATAGAATTGGACCATATCAACCCAATGTTCCTGTTG GTATAGACTATGTGATACCTAAAACAGGGTTTTACTGTAAGCTGTGTTCACTCTTTTATACAAATGAAGAAGTTGCAAAGAATACTCATTGCAGCAGCCTTCCTCATTATCAGAAATTAAAG